A genomic window from Phoenix dactylifera cultivar Barhee BC4 chromosome 7, palm_55x_up_171113_PBpolish2nd_filt_p, whole genome shotgun sequence includes:
- the LOC103714409 gene encoding oryzain alpha chain-like isoform X1, giving the protein MGSMATAAALLLFCLAAAAAAAAAAPDMSIISYDEAHGVRGLERSEEEMRLLYEGWLAKHGRAYNALGEKERRFEIFKDNVRFIDAHNAEADAGHHSFRLGLNRFADMTNEEYRAVYLGTRPAGHRRRARFGSDRYRYNAGEELPESVDWRAKGAAAAVKDQGSCGSCWAFSTVAAVEGVNKIVTGDLISLSEQELVDCDDARNQGCNGGLMDYAFEFIINNGGIDTEEDYPYKARDGKCDQYRKNAKVVSIDGYEDVPVNDEKALRKAVANQPVSVAIEAGGREFQLYHSGIFTGRCGTDLDHGVVAVGYGTENGKGYWIVRNSWGGDWGESGYIRMERDVNASAGKCGIAMEASYPTKKGQNPPNPGPSPPSPVNPPAVCDSSYSCPSGTTCCCVSEFGRRCFAWGCCPLEGATCCEDHYSCCPHDYPVCNVKAGTCQLSKDNPLGVKALVRTPAKLHWAFSGAEGKKINA; this is encoded by the exons ATGGGTTCGATGGCTACCGCTGCCGCGCTCCTCCTCTTTTGCCtggccgcggccgccgccgccgccgccgcggcgCCGGACATGTCGATCATCAGCTACGACGAGGCCCACGGCGTGAGGGGGCTGGAGCGGAGCGAGgaggagatgcggctcctctatGAGGGTTGGCTCGCGAAGCATGGACGGGCGTACAACGCGCTTGGGGAGAAGGAGCGGAGGTTCGAGATCTTCAAGGACAACGTCCGCTTCATCGACGCCCACAACGCCGAAGCCGACGCCGGCCACCACTCCTTCCGCCTCGGCCTCAACCGTTTCGCCGACATGACCAACGAGGAGTACCGCGCCGTCTACCTCGGCACCCGCCCCGCCGGCCACCGCCGGAGGGCTCGCTTCGGGAGCGACCGCTACCGCTACAACGCCGGCGAGGAGCTGCCGGAGTCAGTCGACTGGAGGGCCAagggcgccgccgccgccgtcaaGGACCAGGGCAGCTGCG GGAGTTGCTGGGCGTTCTCGACCGTTGCTGCCGTGGAAGGGGTTAACAAGATCGTGACCGGCGATCTTATATCCCTTTCCGAGCAGGAGCTGGTGGATTGCGACGATGCCCGAAACCAGGGCTGCAACGGTGGCCTCATGGACTATGCCTTTGAGTTCATCATCAACAATGGCGGCATCGACACCGAGGAGGACTACCCCTACAAGGCTCGTGATGGCAAGTGCGACCAGTACAGG AAGAACGCCAAGGTCGTCTCCATTGACGGGTACGAAGATGTTCCTGTGAATGATGAGAAGGCCCTGCGGAAGGCTGTTGCAAACCAGCCCGTCAGCGTCGCTATTGAAGCTGGCGGCCGGGAGTTCCAGCTATACCATTCG GGAATTTTCACTGGAAGATGCGGGACCGATCTTGACCATGGTGTTGTTGCTGTTGGCTATGGCACTGAGAATGGCAAGGGCTACTGGATTGTGAGGAACTCATGGGGTGGTGACTGGGGAGAGTCTGGGTATATCAGGATGGAGCGCGATGTCAACGCATCGGCCGGCAAGTGCGGGATCGCCATGGAGGCGTCTTACCCCACTAAGAAGGGCCAGAACCCACCCAACCCTGGTCCATCCCCTCCTTCTCCTGTGAATCCCCCAGCCGTTTGTGACAGCTCCTACTCTTGCCCCTCCGGCACCACCTGCTGCTGTGTCTCTGAGTTTGGCCGCCGCTGCTTTGCCTGGGGATGCTGCCCTCTTGAGGGTGCCACCTGCTGTGAAGATCACTACAGCTGCTGCCCTCATGATTACCCAGTTTGCAATGTGAAGGCTGGAACTTGTCAACTG AGCAAGGACAATCCACTTGGAGTGAAGGCTCTGGTTCGCACCCCTGCTAAACTTCATTGGGCATTCTCCGGTGCTGAAGGCAAGAAGATTAATGCATGA
- the LOC103714432 gene encoding protein IRX15-LIKE-like — protein sequence MKKSTSNMKLFYLQSSHHKPTPSLSGARHRLCLASALLSFFTFASLLSLFSFSSTTTTTTLPPKLSSSASAAISHHPALPAPIFDALLFYATSSSAPGRMADPDLRAAADVLRRRAPCNLLVFGLGHESPLWLALNHGGHTVFLDHSDLHASRFEDKHPGLPGLEVYVAAFPTRVADLRPLLAAVRPEEGSPRGRCRPVQDLLFSDCPLALSDLPNHLYRLAWDVVLVDGPPGYRPEAPGRAAAIFTAAVLARSVGGEGTTEVLVHDHDRELERVCSEEFLCLENMVGSAGNLVHFVIHRGLDAGGGGFCRNRTATS from the coding sequence ATGAAGAAGAGTACCAGCAACATGAAGCTCTTCTACCTTCAATCCTCACACCACAAGCCGACACCCTCTCTTTCGGGAGCCCGTCACCGCCTCTGCCTCGCGTccgctcttctttctttcttcaccttcgcctccctcctctccctcttctccttctcctccaccaccaccaccaccaccttacCTCCAAAactctcctcctccgcctccgccgccaTCTCCCATCACCCTGCCCTCCCGGCCCCCATCTTCGACGCGCTCCTCTTCtacgccacctcctcctccgcccccgGCCGCATGGCCGACCCCGACCTCCGCGCGGCCGCCGACGTCCTCCGTCGGCGCGCCCCCTGCAACCTCCTCGTCTTCGGCCTCGGCCACGAGTCCCCGCTCTGGCTCGCCCTCAACCACGGTGGCCACACCGTCTTCCTCGACCACAGCGACCTCCACGCCTCCCGATTCGAGGACAAGCACCCAGGCCTCCCGGGCCTCGAGGTCTATGTTGCCGCCTTCCCCACCCGCGTCGCCGACCTCCGCCCCCTTCTCGCCGCCGTCCGCCCCGAGGAGGGGAGCCCCCGCGGGCGCTGCCGCCCCGTCCAGGACCTCCTATTCTCCGATTGCCCCCTCGCGCTCTCCGACCTCCCCAACCACCTCTACCGCCTCGCCTGGGACGTCGTCCTCGTCGACGGGCCCCCAGGCTACCGCCCGGAGGCGCCGGGGAGGGCCGCGGCCATCTTCACGGCGGCGGTGCTGGCGAGGTCCGTCGGGGGAGAGGGGACGACGGAGGTGCTGGTCCACGATCACGACAGGGAGTTGGAGAGGGTGTGCAGCGAGGAGTTTCTCTGCCTGGAGAACATGGTAGGCTCCGCCGGGAACCTGGTCCACTTCGTCATCCATCGTGGCCTCGACGCCGGTGGCGGAGGCTTCTGCAGGAACCGCACCGCCACCTCCTAG
- the LOC103714409 gene encoding oryzain alpha chain-like isoform X2, protein MGSMATAAALLLFCLAAAAAAAAAAPDMSIISYDEAHGVRGLERSEEEMRLLYEGWLAKHGRAYNALGEKERRFEIFKDNVRFIDAHNAEADAGHHSFRLGLNRFADMTNEEYRAVYLGTRPAGHRRRARFGSDRYRYNAGEELPESVDWRAKGAAAAVKDQGSCGSCWAFSTVAAVEGVNKIVTGDLISLSEQELVDCDDARNQGCNGGLMDYAFEFIINNGGIDTEEDYPYKARDGKCDQYRKNAKVVSIDGYEDVPVNDEKALRKAVANQPVSVAIEAGGREFQLYHSGIFTGRCGTDLDHGVVAVGYGTENGKGYWIVRNSWGGDWGESGYIRMERDVNASAGKCGIAMEASYPTKKGQNPPNPGPSPPSPVNPPAVCDSSYSCPSGTTCCCVSEFGRRCFAWGCCPLEGATCCEDHYSCCPHDYPVCNVKAGTCQLSKDNPLGVKALVRTPAKLHWAFSGAEGKKINA, encoded by the exons ATGGGTTCGATGGCTACCGCTGCCGCGCTCCTCCTCTTTTGCCtggccgcggccgccgccgccgccgccgcggcgCCGGACATGTCGATCATCAGCTACGACGAGGCCCACGGCGTGAGGGGGCTGGAGCGGAGCGAGgaggagatgcggctcctctatGAGGGTTGGCTCGCGAAGCATGGACGGGCGTACAACGCGCTTGGGGAGAAGGAGCGGAGGTTCGAGATCTTCAAGGACAACGTCCGCTTCATCGACGCCCACAACGCCGAAGCCGACGCCGGCCACCACTCCTTCCGCCTCGGCCTCAACCGTTTCGCCGACATGACCAACGAGGAGTACCGCGCCGTCTACCTCGGCACCCGCCCCGCCGGCCACCGCCGGAGGGCTCGCTTCGGGAGCGACCGCTACCGCTACAACGCCGGCGAGGAGCTGCCGGAGTCAGTCGACTGGAGGGCCAagggcgccgccgccgccgtcaaGGACCAGGGCAGCTGCG GGAGTTGCTGGGCGTTCTCGACCGTTGCTGCCGTGGAAGGGGTTAACAAGATCGTGACCGGCGATCTTATATCCCTTTCCGAGCAGGAGCTGGTGGATTGCGACGATGCCCGAAACCAGGGCTGCAACGGTGGCCTCATGGACTATGCCTTTGAGTTCATCATCAACAATGGCGGCATCGACACCGAGGAGGACTACCCCTACAAGGCTCGTGATGGCAAGTGCGACCAGTACAGG AAGAACGCCAAGGTCGTCTCCATTGACGGGTACGAAGATGTTCCTGTGAATGATGAGAAGGCCCTGCGGAAGGCTGTTGCAAACCAGCCCGTCAGCGTCGCTATTGAAGCTGGCGGCCGGGAGTTCCAGCTATACCATTCG GGAATTTTCACTGGAAGATGCGGGACCGATCTTGACCATGGTGTTGTTGCTGTTGGCTATGGCACTGAGAATGGCAAGGGCTACTGGATTGTGAGGAACTCATGGGGTGGTGACTGGGGAGAGTCTGGGTATATCAGGATGGAGCGCGATGTCAACGCATCGGCCGGCAAGTGCGGGATCGCCATGGAGGCGTCTTACCCCACTAAGAAGGGCCAGAACCCACCCAACCCTGGTCCATCCCCTCCTTCTCCTGTGAATCCCCCAGCCGTTTGTGACAGCTCCTACTCTTGCCCCTCCGGCACCACCTGCTGCTGTGTCTCTGAGTTTGGCCGCCGCTGCTTTGCCTGGGGATGCTGCCCTCTTGAGGGTGCCACCTGCTGTGAAGATCACTACAGCTGCTGCCCTCATGATTACCCAGTTTGCAATGTGAAGGCTGGAACTTGTCAACTG AGCAAGGACAATCCACTTGGAGTGAAGGCTCTGGTTCGCACCCCTGCTAAACTTCATTGGGCATTCTCCGGTGCTGAAGGCAAGAAGATTAATGC ATGA
- the LOC103714422 gene encoding uncharacterized protein At4g06744-like → MAVGECCYFRIKLLLLLILFLHRSSFLLAHSSTSLQTPQRETIEIGVGTGSGIGGGGGGGGGGGGGRDPQPSDFPNPKQYYAYIVIQRFKKTITCDPNNVTGTWVGNLPCTYQGFYCEAPPDSPNTPTIASVDFNGFHLCAPTIAGFIDQLPDLALFHANSNNFTGTIPDLTPLQYFYELDVSNNNMSGSFPGNVLPLANLTFLDLRFNLFAGTVPSSIFNIALDVLFLNNNNFNQPLPANLGYTTVAYLTLANNGFTGPIPKSISKAGSTLLEVLFLNNRLSGCLPYEIGLLSEATVFDAGFNQITGPIPLSFGCLQKVEQLNLAGNFLYGNVPDVVCRLAKTGQLANLSLSGNYFTWIGHSCWELVKSGVLDVRQNCIPGFPEQRHPAECWWFFAQPKHYCPFLHFIPCECPVPPATPRTPEAMQRQAEAPHPYTAYKALHRRDGN, encoded by the coding sequence ATGGCAGTTGGAGAGTGCTGCTACTTCCGTATaaaactcctcctcctcctcattttATTCCTCCATAGATCTTCCTTCCTCCTTGCCCACTCCAGCACTTCACTCCAAACCCCGCAAAGAGAGACCATAGAAATCGGCGTCGGCACCGGCTCTGGcatcggcggcggcggcggcggcggcggtggtggtggtggcggcAGAGACCCCCAGCCATCTGACTTCCCCAACCCGAAGCAATACTACGCCTACATAGTAATCCAGCGCTTCAAGAAGACCATCACCTGCGACCCCAACAACGTGACCGGGACCTGGGTCGGCAACCTCCCCTGCACCTACCAAGGATTCTACTGCGAGGCCCCGCCGGACTCCCCCAACACCCCGACCATCGCCTCCGTCGACTTCAACGGCTTCCACCTCTGCGCCCCGACCATCGCCGGCTTCATCGACCAGCTCCCCGACCTCGCCCTTTTCCATGCCAACTCCAACAACTTCACCGGCACCATCCCCGATCTCACCCCCCTCCAATACTTCTACGAGCTCGACGTCAGCAACAACAACATGTCCGGCTCCTTCCCCGGCAACGTCCTCCCCCTCGCCAACCTCACCTTCCTCGACCTCCGCTTCAACCTCTTCGCCGGCACCGTGCCTTCCTCCATCTTCAATATCGCCCTCGACGTCCTTTTCCTCAACAACAACAACTTCAACCAACCCCTGCCTGCCAACCTCGGCTATACGACGGTGGCCTATTTAACCTTGGCCAACAACGGCTTCACCGGCCCCATCCCGAAATCCATATCCAAGGCCGGGAGCACTCTTCTCGAAGTGCTCTTCCTCAACAACCGGCTTTCAGGCTGCCTGCCGTATGAGATCGGATTACTAAGTGAAGCGACCGTGTTCGACGCCGGATTTAATCAGATAACCGGGCCGATCCCGCTTTCCTTCGGATGCCTGCAGAAGGTGGAGCAGCTGAACTTGGCCGGCAATTTTCTCTACGGGAACGTGCCGGACGTCGTGTGCCGGCTTGCGAAGACGGGCCAGTTGGCCAACTTATCGCTCTCGGGGAATTACTTTACGTGGATCGGGCACAGCTGCTGGGAACTGGTAAAGAGCGGGGTGCTGGACGTGCGGCAGAACTGCATACCGGGCTTTCCCGAGCAGCGGCACCCGGCCGAATGCTGGTGGTTCTTCGCGCAGCCCAAGCACTACTGCCCCTTCTTGCACTTCATTCCGTGCGAGTGCCCCGTCCCGCCGGCAACGCCTCGGACGCCGGAGGCCATGCAGCGGCAGGCGGAGGCTCCGCACCCGTACACGGCCTACAAGGCGCTTCACCGGCGGGATGGCAACTAA